The Falco peregrinus isolate bFalPer1 chromosome 1, bFalPer1.pri, whole genome shotgun sequence genome has a window encoding:
- the ARHGAP22 gene encoding rho GTPase-activating protein 22 isoform X6 translates to MPFFTAKYLKKSKCLRKGGAGDRDKMPVNHEAFLLMANSQNEMEDWVKAIRRVIWAPFGGGIANSSHAHKLKHLPQGIFGQRLEDTVQYERKYGQRLAPLLVEQCVDFIRERGLTEEGLFRLPGQANLVKDLQDSFDCGEKPLFDSNTDVHTVASLLKLYLRELPEPVIPFAKYEDFLSCGQLLSKDEGEGTQELVKQVKNLPQANYNLLKYICKFLDEVQAHSSINKMSVQNLATVFGPNILRPKMEDPVTMMEGTSLVQHLMTVLISEQGRIFAVPQADVPGSQLEIRPVRQRSTVEWISEEDGEDGRSENSIPSPAHLPSSNAVSLEATPGPVVKNAPSEHSGKLTQPATGPNKRGQTLPPWKYSFRQQGARSVSPKLGSSSLDIPNLSSSGNWLMNGLYSLRGHRRTASGERVKDSCSSQRLSTYDNVPSSSLSLSTHSMASTTWSTSSCEISVLDSVSSCPACRASDSSALSSLKTEWMTQGSLSQGEVKTADLENSTDRFEACSSSSEQSILAAASRDSVKCSRALQSLVVELKTELSKQRTEYETSIKRIEETSADLRKQVVRLEEELDQERKKYTMLEIKLRNSERAREDAEKRNHLLQKEMEEFFSTLGCLTVGSQTAKVPK, encoded by the exons GTGGTGCAGGGGACCGGGACAAGATGCCTGTCAATCACGAGGCTTTCCTGCTCATGGCTAATTCCCAGAATGAAATGGAAGATTGGGTGAAAGCCATCCGACGGGTTATATGGGCTCCATTTGGTGGAGGTATTGCAAATAGCTCACACGcacataaattaaaacatttgccTCAAG GGATCTTTGGACAGCGATTGGAGGACACCGTACAGTATGAGAGAAAGTATGGGCAACGCTTGGCCCCACTGCTGGTGGAACAATGTGTGGATTTTATTCGGGAACGAGGTCTTACAGAGGAAGGGCTCTTTCGGCTCCCTGGCCAAGCCAACCTTGTCAAAGATCTGCAGGATTCTTTTGACTGTGGAGAGAAGCCCCTTTTTGACAG CAACACAGATGTTCACACTGTGGCGTCCCTCCTGAAGCTTTACCTTCGAGAGCTGCCAGAGCCTGTCATCCCCTTTGCCAAATATGAAGACTTTCTTTCTTGCGGACAGCTACTCTCAAAAGATGAGGGAGAG gGTACCCAGGAACTGGTTAAACAGGTGAAGAATTTGCCCCAAGCCAACTACAACCTCCTCAAATACATATGCAA GTTCCTTGATGAAGTTCAGGCTCACTCCAGCATTAACAAGATGAGTGTCCAGAACCTGGCTACAGTATTTGGACCAAATATATTACGGCCCAAAATGGAAGATCCAGTGACTATGATGGAAG GTACCTCACTAGTTCAGCACCTGATGACCGTGTTGATAAGCGAACAGGGGCGAATCTTTGCTGTTCCTCAGGCAGATGTGCCTGGGAGCCAGCTAGAAATCAGGCCTGTGCGCCAGCGCAGCACTGTGGAGTGGATCTCcgaggaggatggggaggacGGCAGGTCGGAGAACAGCATTCCCAGCCCCGCCCATTTGCCTTCCAGCAACGCTGTGTCACTAGAAGCCACTCCTGGACCTGTGGTGAAAAACGCTCCCTCAGAGCACAGTGGCAAATTGACTCAGCCTGCCACCGGCCCCAACAAGAGAGGGCAGACGCTGCCTCCGTGGAAATACTCCTTCCGCCAGCAGGGAGCACGGTCTGTGAGTCCAAAGCTGGGCAGCTCATCCTTAGATATCCCCAACCTCTCCTCCAGCGGGAACTGGTTGATGAATGGATTGTACTCTCTCCGGGGCCATCGCCGGACAGCCTCTGGGGAACGAGTTAAAGACTCGTGTTCTTCCCAGAGACTCTCTACTTACGACAACGTCCCTTCGTCCAGCCTCTCCCTTAGCACACACAGTATGGCCAGCACCACATGGTCCACATCATCATGTGAAATCTCTGTGCTGGACTCGgtcagcagctgcccagcctgccGGGCCAGTGACTCTTCTGCTTTAAGCTCTCTCAAAACCGAGTGGATGACTCAGGGCTCGCTGTCTCAGGGTGAGGTCAAGACTGCAGACCTGGAGAACAGCACTGACAGGTTtgaagcctgcagcagcagcagtgaacaGAGCATCCTGGCTGCAGCTTCCAGAGACTCTGTCAAATGCTCTAGGGCCCTACAGAGCTTGGTGGTGGAGCTAAAGACAGAACTGAGCAAACAGAGGACTGAGTATGAAACTAGTATCAAAAG AATTGAAGAAACAAGTGCAGACCTGAGGAAACAAGTGGTTAGGTTAGAAGAAGAACTGGACCAAGAACGAAAGAAATACACAATGCTGGAGATAAAGCTGAGGAATTCTGAACGTGCTCGTGAAGATGCTGAGAAGAGAAATCACCTCctgcagaaggaaatggaagaatttttttcaacGTTAGGATGTTTAACTGTTGGGAGTCAGACTGCTAAAGTCCCCAAGTAA
- the ARHGAP22 gene encoding rho GTPase-activating protein 22 isoform X5: MLFPQGKNTYQCIQSNLEKVPGERGGKALKSAGICSPFDGGAGDRDKMPVNHEAFLLMANSQNEMEDWVKAIRRVIWAPFGGGIFGQRLEDTVQYERKYGQRLAPLLVEQCVDFIRERGLTEEGLFRLPGQANLVKDLQDSFDCGEKPLFDSNTDVHTVASLLKLYLRELPEPVIPFAKYEDFLSCGQLLSKDEGEGTQELVKQVKNLPQANYNLLKYICKFLDEVQAHSSINKMSVQNLATVFGPNILRPKMEDPVTMMEGTSLVQHLMTVLISEQGRIFAVPQADVPGSQLEIRPVRQRSTVEWISEEDGEDGRSENSIPSPAHLPSSNAVSLEATPGPVVKNAPSEHSGKLTQPATGPNKRGQTLPPWKYSFRQQGARSVSPKLGSSSLDIPNLSSSGNWLMNGLYSLRGHRRTASGERVKDSCSSQRLSTYDNVPSSSLSLSTHSMASTTWSTSSCEISVLDSVSSCPACRASDSSALSSLKTEWMTQGSLSQGEVKTADLENSTDRFEACSSSSEQSILAAASRDSVKCSRALQSLVVELKTELSKQRTEYETSIKRIEETSADLRKQVVRLEEELDQERKKYTMLEIKLRNSERAREDAEKRNHLLQKEMEEFFSTLGCLTVGSQTAKVPK; this comes from the exons ATGCTGTTCCCTCAAGGCAAAAATACCTACCAGTGTATACAGAGCAACTTGGAAAAGGTACCTGGAGAAAGAGGTGGCAAAGCATTGAAGTCAGCTGGGATCTGCAGCCCTTTTGATG GTGGTGCAGGGGACCGGGACAAGATGCCTGTCAATCACGAGGCTTTCCTGCTCATGGCTAATTCCCAGAATGAAATGGAAGATTGGGTGAAAGCCATCCGACGGGTTATATGGGCTCCATTTGGTGGAG GGATCTTTGGACAGCGATTGGAGGACACCGTACAGTATGAGAGAAAGTATGGGCAACGCTTGGCCCCACTGCTGGTGGAACAATGTGTGGATTTTATTCGGGAACGAGGTCTTACAGAGGAAGGGCTCTTTCGGCTCCCTGGCCAAGCCAACCTTGTCAAAGATCTGCAGGATTCTTTTGACTGTGGAGAGAAGCCCCTTTTTGACAG CAACACAGATGTTCACACTGTGGCGTCCCTCCTGAAGCTTTACCTTCGAGAGCTGCCAGAGCCTGTCATCCCCTTTGCCAAATATGAAGACTTTCTTTCTTGCGGACAGCTACTCTCAAAAGATGAGGGAGAG gGTACCCAGGAACTGGTTAAACAGGTGAAGAATTTGCCCCAAGCCAACTACAACCTCCTCAAATACATATGCAA GTTCCTTGATGAAGTTCAGGCTCACTCCAGCATTAACAAGATGAGTGTCCAGAACCTGGCTACAGTATTTGGACCAAATATATTACGGCCCAAAATGGAAGATCCAGTGACTATGATGGAAG GTACCTCACTAGTTCAGCACCTGATGACCGTGTTGATAAGCGAACAGGGGCGAATCTTTGCTGTTCCTCAGGCAGATGTGCCTGGGAGCCAGCTAGAAATCAGGCCTGTGCGCCAGCGCAGCACTGTGGAGTGGATCTCcgaggaggatggggaggacGGCAGGTCGGAGAACAGCATTCCCAGCCCCGCCCATTTGCCTTCCAGCAACGCTGTGTCACTAGAAGCCACTCCTGGACCTGTGGTGAAAAACGCTCCCTCAGAGCACAGTGGCAAATTGACTCAGCCTGCCACCGGCCCCAACAAGAGAGGGCAGACGCTGCCTCCGTGGAAATACTCCTTCCGCCAGCAGGGAGCACGGTCTGTGAGTCCAAAGCTGGGCAGCTCATCCTTAGATATCCCCAACCTCTCCTCCAGCGGGAACTGGTTGATGAATGGATTGTACTCTCTCCGGGGCCATCGCCGGACAGCCTCTGGGGAACGAGTTAAAGACTCGTGTTCTTCCCAGAGACTCTCTACTTACGACAACGTCCCTTCGTCCAGCCTCTCCCTTAGCACACACAGTATGGCCAGCACCACATGGTCCACATCATCATGTGAAATCTCTGTGCTGGACTCGgtcagcagctgcccagcctgccGGGCCAGTGACTCTTCTGCTTTAAGCTCTCTCAAAACCGAGTGGATGACTCAGGGCTCGCTGTCTCAGGGTGAGGTCAAGACTGCAGACCTGGAGAACAGCACTGACAGGTTtgaagcctgcagcagcagcagtgaacaGAGCATCCTGGCTGCAGCTTCCAGAGACTCTGTCAAATGCTCTAGGGCCCTACAGAGCTTGGTGGTGGAGCTAAAGACAGAACTGAGCAAACAGAGGACTGAGTATGAAACTAGTATCAAAAG AATTGAAGAAACAAGTGCAGACCTGAGGAAACAAGTGGTTAGGTTAGAAGAAGAACTGGACCAAGAACGAAAGAAATACACAATGCTGGAGATAAAGCTGAGGAATTCTGAACGTGCTCGTGAAGATGCTGAGAAGAGAAATCACCTCctgcagaaggaaatggaagaatttttttcaacGTTAGGATGTTTAACTGTTGGGAGTCAGACTGCTAAAGTCCCCAAGTAA
- the ARHGAP22 gene encoding rho GTPase-activating protein 22 isoform X4, with amino-acid sequence MLFPQGKNTYQCIQSNLEKVPGERGGKALKSAGICSPFDGGAGDRDKMPVNHEAFLLMANSQNEMEDWVKAIRRVIWAPFGGGIANSSHAHKLKHLPQGIFGQRLEDTVQYERKYGQRLAPLLVEQCVDFIRERGLTEEGLFRLPGQANLVKDLQDSFDCGEKPLFDSNTDVHTVASLLKLYLRELPEPVIPFAKYEDFLSCGQLLSKDEGEGTQELVKQVKNLPQANYNLLKYICKFLDEVQAHSSINKMSVQNLATVFGPNILRPKMEDPVTMMEGTSLVQHLMTVLISEQGRIFAVPQADVPGSQLEIRPVRQRSTVEWISEEDGEDGRSENSIPSPAHLPSSNAVSLEATPGPVVKNAPSEHSGKLTQPATGPNKRGQTLPPWKYSFRQQGARSVSPKLGSSSLDIPNLSSSGNWLMNGLYSLRGHRRTASGERVKDSCSSQRLSTYDNVPSSSLSLSTHSMASTTWSTSSCEISVLDSVSSCPACRASDSSALSSLKTEWMTQGSLSQGEVKTADLENSTDRFEACSSSSEQSILAAASRDSVKCSRALQSLVVELKTELSKQRTEYETSIKRIEETSADLRKQVVRLEEELDQERKKYTMLEIKLRNSERAREDAEKRNHLLQKEMEEFFSTLGCLTVGSQTAKVPK; translated from the exons ATGCTGTTCCCTCAAGGCAAAAATACCTACCAGTGTATACAGAGCAACTTGGAAAAGGTACCTGGAGAAAGAGGTGGCAAAGCATTGAAGTCAGCTGGGATCTGCAGCCCTTTTGATG GTGGTGCAGGGGACCGGGACAAGATGCCTGTCAATCACGAGGCTTTCCTGCTCATGGCTAATTCCCAGAATGAAATGGAAGATTGGGTGAAAGCCATCCGACGGGTTATATGGGCTCCATTTGGTGGAGGTATTGCAAATAGCTCACACGcacataaattaaaacatttgccTCAAG GGATCTTTGGACAGCGATTGGAGGACACCGTACAGTATGAGAGAAAGTATGGGCAACGCTTGGCCCCACTGCTGGTGGAACAATGTGTGGATTTTATTCGGGAACGAGGTCTTACAGAGGAAGGGCTCTTTCGGCTCCCTGGCCAAGCCAACCTTGTCAAAGATCTGCAGGATTCTTTTGACTGTGGAGAGAAGCCCCTTTTTGACAG CAACACAGATGTTCACACTGTGGCGTCCCTCCTGAAGCTTTACCTTCGAGAGCTGCCAGAGCCTGTCATCCCCTTTGCCAAATATGAAGACTTTCTTTCTTGCGGACAGCTACTCTCAAAAGATGAGGGAGAG gGTACCCAGGAACTGGTTAAACAGGTGAAGAATTTGCCCCAAGCCAACTACAACCTCCTCAAATACATATGCAA GTTCCTTGATGAAGTTCAGGCTCACTCCAGCATTAACAAGATGAGTGTCCAGAACCTGGCTACAGTATTTGGACCAAATATATTACGGCCCAAAATGGAAGATCCAGTGACTATGATGGAAG GTACCTCACTAGTTCAGCACCTGATGACCGTGTTGATAAGCGAACAGGGGCGAATCTTTGCTGTTCCTCAGGCAGATGTGCCTGGGAGCCAGCTAGAAATCAGGCCTGTGCGCCAGCGCAGCACTGTGGAGTGGATCTCcgaggaggatggggaggacGGCAGGTCGGAGAACAGCATTCCCAGCCCCGCCCATTTGCCTTCCAGCAACGCTGTGTCACTAGAAGCCACTCCTGGACCTGTGGTGAAAAACGCTCCCTCAGAGCACAGTGGCAAATTGACTCAGCCTGCCACCGGCCCCAACAAGAGAGGGCAGACGCTGCCTCCGTGGAAATACTCCTTCCGCCAGCAGGGAGCACGGTCTGTGAGTCCAAAGCTGGGCAGCTCATCCTTAGATATCCCCAACCTCTCCTCCAGCGGGAACTGGTTGATGAATGGATTGTACTCTCTCCGGGGCCATCGCCGGACAGCCTCTGGGGAACGAGTTAAAGACTCGTGTTCTTCCCAGAGACTCTCTACTTACGACAACGTCCCTTCGTCCAGCCTCTCCCTTAGCACACACAGTATGGCCAGCACCACATGGTCCACATCATCATGTGAAATCTCTGTGCTGGACTCGgtcagcagctgcccagcctgccGGGCCAGTGACTCTTCTGCTTTAAGCTCTCTCAAAACCGAGTGGATGACTCAGGGCTCGCTGTCTCAGGGTGAGGTCAAGACTGCAGACCTGGAGAACAGCACTGACAGGTTtgaagcctgcagcagcagcagtgaacaGAGCATCCTGGCTGCAGCTTCCAGAGACTCTGTCAAATGCTCTAGGGCCCTACAGAGCTTGGTGGTGGAGCTAAAGACAGAACTGAGCAAACAGAGGACTGAGTATGAAACTAGTATCAAAAG AATTGAAGAAACAAGTGCAGACCTGAGGAAACAAGTGGTTAGGTTAGAAGAAGAACTGGACCAAGAACGAAAGAAATACACAATGCTGGAGATAAAGCTGAGGAATTCTGAACGTGCTCGTGAAGATGCTGAGAAGAGAAATCACCTCctgcagaaggaaatggaagaatttttttcaacGTTAGGATGTTTAACTGTTGGGAGTCAGACTGCTAAAGTCCCCAAGTAA